GGTGGAACCGGTATCAGTGACAATGATCATGTCAGCTTCTTGCATGGAATCTATCCAGCGATCGATAAACATCTCTTCGTTTTTACAAATGGCGTAAACGGCAACTTTTAACCTATTCAACCCTTAATCCCTTCTTTGCTTAAGCCCTTCTACTTTGGCTTTAATAATTGCCAAATTATTTTTTAACCTCTCGTTATGGGGAGACATTTCCACTGCCTTTTGTACCATTTCATAGGATTTATCAAACATGCCCAATTCGTAGCAGCTTAAAGACCCCAGGTCGTAAACGGTGGCATCCCAGGCAAATAACTCATAGATATAAGTGGCGGGTCGTTCTTTTATCTTTAAGGTTTCCTCCACCATATGATAGACCGCTGGCCAGTCTCGTTCCTGATAGGCCAGTTTGGCAAACTCCATATAAGGTTCCCGTAAATAGGGTGCCTCAGCAATGGCTTTATACAACCAAATTTTGGCTTCTTTGTAATTTCTCTTGGCTTGATAGGCTCTGGCAATAAAGCGCATGGAGGCGCAGCGTTCATCTTTCCATTGGGCCCTGGGCAGGGACAAATGTTTTTGCAAGGTAGCAATGCACTTATCCCACATGCCATAGTACATATACTCCCGTCCAAGATAATGGGTATTGCGATCATTATCCGGATCTTCTTTGACGGAGAGTTCTAATAAAGGCAGATATTGTCCTCTGGACTTGGTTGTATCAGGATAATGATTGACTTGAATGCCAGGTTCCCAGATGTAGTGTTCTGGTTTTTCACCATAATATGCCAATACCTCATGGATCGGGTAAATCCATCTAAAACCGTGCCTGTGATGAATTTTGTCTTTCCAAAAGGTAAGTCCCCGGGAGCCATCGGGATTAAATCTTCTGGTAAACATGTATTTTAAGCCGGTGGTTTGCGGTGTCCAAGCCTTTTCTATTTTTTCCCGCCAACCAGGCTCGATTACCTCATCTAAGTCAGTGGAAACACAAACATCAACATCTCCTGGCACAAAACTTAAGGCGATATTTCTGGCCACATCGAACCGCCAGGGTTCAACTTTTATTTCATAGACCATGGCACCCCTGGCCTTTAATTTTTCTACCGTTCTGTCTGTGGAGCCGGTATCCGCTACAACTACCAGATCCGCTTCTTGCATGGAATCCATCCAACGGTCAACAAATTTTTCTTCATTTTTGCAAATAGCGTAAACAGCAATTTTTAACCTAGTCAAAATTAATCACTTCTTCTTGCGCCAGTTCCCGGAGTTTAGTCAGCCACTGATCAAACTCAGTGTGCCAGGCTGCCGGGTTATAATGGCGGTCTAATATTTTATTGGTAAAATTTTTACCTTCTTTGAGAGTAGCATAGGCTTCCAGATGGCGGTCCAGTTGATGTAAATAGAGAGCCTTTTCAAAATAAGGTTCCCTGCGCTCCGGCAAGTGGAGGATTACATTACTTAAGCTCAAGAGGGCTAAATTAACTTGATTTTGCGCTTTGTAAACTAAGTATTGTTGCTTGTAAAGATAGGCTTTATCACTGTCCTTAAGCTCTAAAGCGGTCTCCAGAGCTTGGAGAGCTGCTCCATATCGGCCGCTGGACAAGTATTCCTCCGCCAGATAACTCCACGATTGCCAAATATCTTTTTTTTCTTTCACAGATTGCTCCAGCAGGGGAAGAATATTAAGACGTTCTTTGTCTGGAGCCGGCTCATGGTAGACCCAGAAGTCAGGCAATTTTTTTATTTTTTCCTGTTTGTTGTACTCCAAGATTTCATAGACAGGAAGCTTCCAGGTATAGCCGCTACGGCTGTGGATTTTCTCTGACCAATCATCCAAGGTATTTTCTCCGCCGATGATGGTTCTCTGCCTATGGCAATATTTGGTGTAGCCCACTTCCCAGTTGTCTATTAAATACTCTTTCCAACCATCCATTAAGTACTGGTCAATGTCTAAAGAAATACAAAGGTCAATGTCCGGGCTGACTAAAGAAAGGGAGGTGTTGCGAGCATCATCAAACCGCCAGGGGGAAACACAAATAGAATAAACCCTTAGATTGACATGTGGATGGGTTTCTTTAAATTGGCTGATAATCTGATTTGTCTGATCAGTGGAGCCTGTATCGCAGAGAACGATTTCGTCTGCGGTTTGCACAGAACGCAAAAATCTTTCCATATGTTGCTCTTCGTTTTTATAAATACCGTAGACAGCCAGGGATGGTTTAACTAACCGGCTAACTTCCTCAAAGGAATGGTGTTGGGGATTTACGCCAAGATAAACACCTATTTCATTGTCAAGATGATGCAAGACTATATGCTCAAAGGTGGCGAGGACCCCTTCGTGGGACCAATCATCCTTTTGTATTTTTTCATAGGGGTTATCTTTAGGGGTGGCCTGGGAACATTTGTTTATAGGGATACTGATAATGACAAAATGACTGGACTTAAGTAAGTTATTATAAACCTCAACGGCTTCTTCCTGGCTCAGATACTCCAGCACATTGCCCAAAATGGTGATACCATAGGTAGTTTCGGGGCTAAAATTTCGCACATCCAGCTGCAGGATTGTATCATATTTTTTTTCTAAATGGTATTTAGCAATGTAAGGTTCCCAAACTTCCAGAGCTGTAAAGGTGGTGCCAGGTAGTTTTGCCTTTAATAAATCGGAGTAGGCTCCTGAGCCGGCACCAATGTCTAAGATAGAGTTAGGACATTTTTTAATTAGTTTTTTGGTTACAAATTCAA
This region of Desulforamulus ferrireducens genomic DNA includes:
- a CDS encoding tetratricopeptide repeat-containing glycosyltransferase translates to MTRLKIAVYAICKNEEKFVDRWMDSMQEADLVVVADTGSTDRTVEKLKARGAMVYEIKVEPWRFDVARNIALSFVPGDVDVCVSTDLDEVIEPGWREKIEKAWTPQTTGLKYMFTRRFNPDGSRGLTFWKDKIHHRHGFRWIYPIHEVLAYYGEKPEHYIWEPGIQVNHYPDTTKSRGQYLPLLELSVKEDPDNDRNTHYLGREYMYYGMWDKCIATLQKHLSLPRAQWKDERCASMRFIARAYQAKRNYKEAKIWLYKAIAEAPYLREPYMEFAKLAYQERDWPAVYHMVEETLKIKERPATYIYELFAWDATVYDLGSLSCYELGMFDKSYEMVQKAVEMSPHNERLKNNLAIIKAKVEGLKQRRD
- a CDS encoding glycosyltransferase, encoding MTYSTQAGKLWIEFVTKKLIKKCPNSILDIGAGSGAYSDLLKAKLPGTTFTALEVWEPYIAKYHLEKKYDTILQLDVRNFSPETTYGITILGNVLEYLSQEEAVEVYNNLLKSSHFVIISIPINKCSQATPKDNPYEKIQKDDWSHEGVLATFEHIVLHHLDNEIGVYLGVNPQHHSFEEVSRLVKPSLAVYGIYKNEEQHMERFLRSVQTADEIVLCDTGSTDQTNQIISQFKETHPHVNLRVYSICVSPWRFDDARNTSLSLVSPDIDLCISLDIDQYLMDGWKEYLIDNWEVGYTKYCHRQRTIIGGENTLDDWSEKIHSRSGYTWKLPVYEILEYNKQEKIKKLPDFWVYHEPAPDKERLNILPLLEQSVKEKKDIWQSWSYLAEEYLSSGRYGAALQALETALELKDSDKAYLYKQQYLVYKAQNQVNLALLSLSNVILHLPERREPYFEKALYLHQLDRHLEAYATLKEGKNFTNKILDRHYNPAAWHTEFDQWLTKLRELAQEEVINFD